Proteins encoded by one window of Canis lupus dingo isolate Sandy chromosome 10, ASM325472v2, whole genome shotgun sequence:
- the LOC118350044 gene encoding LOW QUALITY PROTEIN: DNA-binding protein inhibitor ID-2-like (The sequence of the model RefSeq protein was modified relative to this genomic sequence to represent the inferred CDS: substituted 2 bases at 2 genomic stop codons): MRAFRPVRSVRKNSLLDHSLVISRNKTLVEDQMSLLYNMNDGYSRLKDKVSKMEILQQGTLDLQIALDSHPSIVSLYHXXPGQSKASRTSLTTLNTDISILSSHAAEFPPESMSNDSALWLNKRFRTFLFFAQQQ, from the coding sequence ATGAGAGCCTTCCGTCCAGTGAGGTCTGTTAGGAAAAATAGCCTTTTAGACCACAGCCTGGTCATCTCCCGGAACAAAACCCTGGTGGAGGACCAAATGAGCCTGCTGTACAATATGAATGACGGCTACTCCAGGCTCAAGGACAAGGTGAGCAAGATGGAAATCCTGCAACAGGGCACACTGGACCTGCAGATCGCCCTGGACTCACACCCCAGTATTGTCAGCCTGTACCACTAGTGACCTGGGCAGAGTAAGGCATCCAGGACATCACTGACCACCCTAAACACAGACATCAGCATCCTGTCCTCACATGCTGCTGAATTCCCTCCTGAATCAATGTCAAACGACAGTGCTCTATGGCTGAATAAACGGTTTaggactttccttttctttgcacAACAGCAATGA